One stretch of Priestia megaterium DNA includes these proteins:
- a CDS encoding sugar-binding transcriptional regulator, producing the protein MRSLIEVQRKLLPELLSVMQKRYQILQYIRLMQPIGRRNLAVSLGLTERVLRSEVTFLKEQDLIDIYPSGMTLTNEGELLLAELEEVMKEVSGLRLLETTLKEAFSLSEVVVVSGDSDQSPWVKNEMGRASVSCIKERLVGKKNTVAVTGGTTLAAVAEMMTPDLKHPDVLFVPARGGLGENVQNQANTICAKMAEKSMSHYRLLHVPDQLSDEAYRSIIGEPSIKDMLHLIKSAGMVVHGIGDAMTMAERRKTPQADLEKVKNGHAVGEAFGYYFNHQGEVVHKVKTVGIQLDDLKNNKCVIAVAGGSSKAKAIKAFMQQAHDSILITDEGAAKELVRDFN; encoded by the coding sequence ATGCGTTCTTTAATAGAAGTACAACGAAAATTATTACCTGAACTTCTCTCAGTTATGCAAAAGCGCTATCAAATCTTGCAATACATACGTTTAATGCAGCCGATTGGCCGCAGAAACTTAGCTGTAAGCCTTGGGCTAACAGAGCGTGTGTTACGAAGCGAAGTAACATTCTTAAAAGAACAAGATTTGATTGACATTTACCCTAGTGGAATGACGCTTACAAATGAGGGAGAACTCCTTCTGGCTGAATTAGAAGAAGTAATGAAGGAAGTTTCAGGACTTCGATTATTGGAAACAACATTAAAAGAGGCGTTTTCTTTATCAGAAGTTGTTGTTGTATCTGGAGATAGTGATCAGTCTCCTTGGGTCAAAAATGAAATGGGTCGAGCATCTGTTTCGTGTATCAAGGAGCGCCTTGTTGGTAAAAAAAATACCGTTGCTGTTACAGGTGGTACCACGCTTGCCGCCGTTGCCGAAATGATGACACCTGATTTAAAACACCCTGATGTACTTTTTGTACCTGCTCGCGGAGGGCTAGGTGAAAATGTACAAAACCAAGCAAATACGATTTGTGCTAAGATGGCTGAAAAGTCCATGAGTCACTATCGCTTGCTTCATGTTCCAGATCAGCTTAGTGATGAAGCATACCGATCCATTATCGGTGAACCATCTATTAAAGACATGCTTCATTTAATTAAGTCTGCTGGTATGGTTGTTCATGGAATAGGAGACGCTATGACAATGGCAGAACGCCGTAAAACACCACAAGCTGACTTAGAAAAAGTGAAAAATGGACATGCTGTAGGTGAGGCATTTGGATACTATTTTAATCATCAAGGCGAAGTTGTTCATAAAGTTAAAACAGTTGGCATACAACTCGATGATTTAAAGAACAATAAATGTGTTATTGCTGTTGCAGGAGGTTCATCAAAAGCAAAGGCA
- a CDS encoding glutaredoxin family protein, whose amino-acid sequence MEVVLYTKNGCHLCDDAKKLLAELQSEFPFQLIERDIYKNDEWLEKYHLAIPVVEMDGEEVEYGKITGIPLRKRLLLKIGNT is encoded by the coding sequence GTGGAAGTCGTACTGTATACCAAAAATGGCTGTCACTTATGCGATGATGCAAAGAAGCTGCTTGCAGAGCTGCAGTCGGAGTTTCCCTTTCAGCTTATTGAACGAGATATTTACAAAAACGATGAGTGGCTGGAAAAGTATCATCTTGCCATTCCTGTAGTAGAAATGGATGGAGAAGAAGTGGAATACGGAAAAATAACAGGTATTCCGTTAAGAAAACGCTTACTTTTAAAAATAGGCAACACATGA
- the rpoN gene encoding RNA polymerase factor sigma-54 has translation MEIGLFQQQSLKLTMSKELSQAISLLQYSSMDIVAFLHEQALQNPLIDFSELPVYTSHNQKNHATSDSTDYMSSIPAPKETLYEHLMNQSALLKLDECEQAAVEFVIHSLDDAGYLHDELIILANQLGQGQEQVEKALQLVQQMDPAGVGARSLQECLMLQLKRSNQWTEKIEQILTHHFEEFAYKKWMKISKLCQISLEALQQLHEQIKKLNPRPGSFYMKSNERFIVPDFIVKIEDGNVVAYANEDLEPRLSVNEQYKLQLKNRQNQEMFSYLQEKYREFQWIMKSLHTRKDTLNALMNTLLVEQEAFFKKGPSYLKPLTMKEVAEQTSVHESTISRATRHKYIQTPFGTFSMKSFFSTSIQLGNNEATSTTHVKELLKKLVSEENKQRPLSDQQLANVLQSNYNVTISRRTVAKYRDQLNVLPSSQRKLFVTQ, from the coding sequence ATGGAGATTGGATTATTTCAGCAGCAGTCGTTAAAGCTGACGATGTCAAAAGAATTATCACAAGCTATTTCTCTTTTACAATATTCATCGATGGATATTGTAGCGTTTTTACATGAGCAGGCGCTTCAAAATCCGCTTATAGATTTTTCAGAGCTGCCCGTCTATACATCTCACAATCAAAAAAATCATGCAACTTCTGATTCAACAGATTATATGAGCAGTATACCAGCTCCTAAAGAAACGCTGTACGAACATTTAATGAATCAATCCGCATTGTTAAAATTAGATGAATGTGAGCAGGCAGCCGTTGAATTTGTTATTCATAGTCTGGATGATGCCGGCTATTTGCACGATGAGTTAATCATACTTGCTAACCAGCTTGGCCAAGGTCAAGAGCAGGTTGAAAAGGCTCTTCAACTTGTGCAGCAGATGGACCCGGCAGGAGTAGGGGCAAGAAGTTTACAAGAGTGCTTAATGCTTCAATTAAAAAGAAGTAATCAATGGACAGAAAAAATAGAGCAAATTTTGACACATCACTTTGAGGAATTTGCGTATAAAAAATGGATGAAAATCTCAAAGTTATGTCAAATCTCACTTGAAGCTCTTCAACAATTACATGAACAGATTAAGAAATTAAATCCTCGTCCTGGATCATTTTATATGAAGTCCAATGAACGATTCATTGTACCGGATTTTATTGTAAAAATTGAAGATGGAAATGTCGTTGCTTATGCAAATGAGGATTTGGAACCTCGTCTTTCAGTGAATGAACAATACAAACTTCAGCTGAAAAATAGGCAGAACCAAGAAATGTTTTCTTATTTGCAAGAGAAATATCGTGAATTTCAATGGATTATGAAAAGTTTACACACACGCAAAGATACATTAAACGCATTAATGAATACCTTACTCGTTGAACAAGAAGCATTTTTTAAAAAGGGTCCTTCGTATTTGAAGCCGTTAACAATGAAGGAAGTAGCGGAACAAACGTCTGTGCATGAATCAACGATTAGCCGTGCTACTCGGCACAAATATATTCAAACGCCTTTTGGCACCTTTTCAATGAAATCTTTTTTCTCAACTAGTATTCAACTGGGCAACAACGAAGCGACTTCTACAACTCACGTAAAAGAACTGCTTAAAAAGCTAGTATCAGAAGAAAACAAACAGCGTCCGCTTTCAGATCAGCAGTTGGCTAACGTCTTGCAAAGCAATTATAACGTTACTATTTCAAGAAGAACGGTAGCCAAATATCGAGATCAATTAAACGTTCTACCATCCAGTCAACGAAAACTTTTTGTCACGCAGTAA
- the clpP gene encoding ATP-dependent Clp endopeptidase proteolytic subunit ClpP, producing MNLIPTVIEQTNRGERAYDIYSRLLKDRIIILGSAIDDNVANSIVSQLLFLAAEDPEKDISLYINSPGGSITAGMAIYDTMQFIKPKVSTICIGMAASMGAFLLAAGEKGKRFALPNSEVMIHQPLGGAQGQATEIEIAAKRILFLREKLNSILAERTGQPLEVLQRDTDRDNFMTAERALEYGLIDKVLENDPK from the coding sequence ATGAACTTAATTCCTACAGTTATTGAACAAACAAACCGTGGTGAACGTGCTTATGACATTTATTCACGTTTATTAAAAGACCGCATTATTATTTTGGGTAGTGCTATTGACGATAATGTAGCTAACTCAATCGTTTCTCAGCTTTTATTCTTAGCTGCTGAAGACCCAGAAAAAGATATCTCACTTTATATCAACAGTCCAGGTGGCTCTATTACAGCTGGAATGGCTATCTATGATACGATGCAATTCATTAAGCCAAAAGTTTCTACAATTTGTATCGGTATGGCTGCATCAATGGGTGCTTTCTTACTGGCTGCTGGTGAAAAGGGCAAACGTTTTGCTCTTCCAAACAGTGAAGTAATGATTCATCAACCTCTTGGTGGTGCTCAAGGACAAGCTACTGAAATCGAAATCGCGGCAAAACGTATTCTATTCTTACGCGAAAAACTAAATTCAATTTTAGCTGAGCGTACAGGTCAACCGTTAGAAGTGCTACAACGTGATACAGATCGTGATAATTTCATGACTGCTGAACGCGCTTTAGAATACGGTCTAATTGACAAAGTATTAGAAAACGACCCTAAATAA
- a CDS encoding HPr family phosphocarrier protein has product MEKQVEVKLKTGLQARVAALFVQEATRFTSDVYLKKDEKVVNAKSIMGLMSLAINNGSLITLIVEGVDEKEAMDALVAYVENDA; this is encoded by the coding sequence ATGGAAAAACAAGTAGAAGTAAAATTAAAAACGGGATTACAAGCTCGTGTTGCGGCACTATTCGTGCAAGAAGCAACTCGTTTTACATCTGATGTGTACTTGAAGAAAGATGAGAAAGTAGTCAACGCTAAAAGTATCATGGGGTTAATGAGCTTAGCGATTAATAACGGTTCTCTTATTACGCTCATTGTTGAAGGGGTAGATGAAAAAGAAGCAATGGATGCGTTAGTCGCTTATGTAGAGAACGATGCATAA
- the whiA gene encoding DNA-binding protein WhiA has translation MSFASETKKELTNLEVKDCCAKAELSALIRMNGSLSFSNKKFTVDVQTENAAIARRIYVLLKKNYDVSVELLVRKKMRLKKNNVYIVRLVEKTRMLLEDLKIVEEGFTFTHRISPELVQKKCCKRSYLRGAFLAGGSINNPETSSYHLEIFSLYEEHNEALCNLMNEFQLNSKTLERKKGYINYLKEAEKITEFLNIIGAHNALLRFEDVRIVRDMRNSVNRLVNCETANLNKTIGAAIRQVENIRYIDETAGLDILPEKLREIARLRVEYQDVTLKELGEMVSGGQISKSGINHRLRKIDQIADKLRAGQPVT, from the coding sequence ATGTCATTTGCATCAGAAACAAAAAAAGAGTTAACGAATTTAGAAGTCAAAGATTGCTGTGCAAAAGCAGAGCTTTCTGCATTAATTCGAATGAATGGTTCACTTTCTTTTTCGAATAAAAAATTCACAGTTGATGTTCAAACAGAAAACGCAGCGATTGCTCGGCGCATTTATGTCCTGCTTAAGAAAAATTATGATGTGTCAGTAGAACTGCTTGTGCGTAAGAAAATGCGGTTGAAGAAAAACAATGTGTATATTGTTCGATTAGTAGAGAAAACGAGAATGCTTTTGGAAGACTTAAAAATTGTAGAAGAAGGATTCACGTTTACACATCGTATTTCACCAGAGCTAGTACAAAAGAAATGCTGTAAGCGATCCTACTTAAGAGGCGCATTTTTAGCCGGCGGTTCTATTAATAACCCAGAGACATCATCGTACCATCTTGAAATCTTTTCATTGTATGAAGAGCACAACGAAGCTTTATGCAATTTAATGAACGAATTTCAATTGAATAGTAAAACATTAGAACGGAAAAAAGGCTATATTAACTATTTGAAAGAAGCTGAAAAAATTACGGAGTTTCTAAATATCATTGGAGCCCATAACGCTCTTTTACGGTTTGAGGATGTAAGAATCGTCCGAGATATGCGAAATTCCGTTAATCGCTTAGTTAATTGTGAAACAGCTAACTTAAATAAAACGATCGGAGCGGCTATTCGTCAAGTGGAAAACATTCGTTATATTGATGAAACAGCTGGATTAGACATCTTACCAGAAAAGCTAAGAGAAATTGCTCGTTTGCGTGTAGAATACCAAGACGTTACGTTAAAGGAGCTTGGTGAGATGGTATCTGGAGGTCAAATTAGCAAATCGGGCATTAACCATCGGTTGCGTAAAATTGACCAAATAGCAGACAAGCTTCGCGCCGGTCAGCCAGTCACATAA
- a CDS encoding gluconeogenesis factor YvcK family protein, whose translation MSSEQLPKVVVIGGGTGLPVLLRGLKEYPLDLTAIVTVADDGGSSGRLRDELEIPAPGDIRNVLVALSDVEPLVEELFQHRFDTGNELTGHSLGNLLLAAMTSITGDFVHAIREMSKVLNVRGKVLPAANQSVVLHAEMQDGSIVTGESKIPEVNKKINKVFLSPADVKPLVETIKAIRRADLIVLGPGSLYTSILPNLLVQDICNELCSTKAKKVYVCNVMTQPGETLGFKASDHIKALYNHMPCAFLDAIIVNNAPIPAPLKKKYQVEQAQPVEYDREVLLKLGLEVIEDQIIQYDGSVIRHDTKKVAKLVYSMLTSLQGKANTGV comes from the coding sequence ATGAGCAGTGAACAGCTTCCAAAAGTTGTCGTCATTGGGGGAGGAACGGGTTTACCAGTGCTGTTAAGAGGGTTGAAGGAATACCCTCTTGATCTTACAGCCATCGTAACCGTAGCAGACGACGGGGGAAGTTCTGGCCGATTGCGCGATGAACTTGAAATCCCTGCTCCTGGTGATATTCGAAATGTGCTAGTTGCTTTATCTGATGTAGAGCCACTAGTTGAAGAGCTTTTTCAGCATCGATTTGATACAGGAAATGAGCTTACAGGCCATTCTCTTGGCAATTTGTTGCTTGCAGCTATGACGTCTATTACTGGCGATTTTGTGCATGCTATACGAGAAATGAGCAAAGTACTAAACGTCAGAGGGAAAGTACTTCCAGCAGCTAATCAAAGTGTTGTGCTGCATGCGGAGATGCAAGATGGATCCATCGTAACAGGTGAATCTAAAATTCCAGAAGTCAATAAAAAAATTAATAAAGTATTTTTATCGCCCGCCGATGTGAAACCGCTTGTCGAGACAATAAAAGCTATTCGACGCGCTGATTTAATTGTACTGGGGCCTGGAAGTCTTTATACAAGTATTTTGCCGAATTTACTGGTGCAGGATATTTGTAACGAGCTTTGTTCGACAAAAGCAAAGAAAGTGTACGTATGCAACGTGATGACGCAGCCGGGTGAAACATTGGGCTTTAAGGCAAGTGATCATATTAAAGCGCTTTACAATCATATGCCGTGTGCATTTTTAGATGCGATTATCGTCAATAATGCACCTATTCCAGCACCTTTGAAAAAGAAATATCAAGTAGAGCAGGCTCAGCCTGTAGAATATGATCGTGAAGTATTGCTAAAATTAGGGTTAGAAGTGATTGAAGATCAAATTATTCAGTATGACGGCAGCGTAATTAGGCATGATACAAAAAAAGTAGCAAAGCTTGTGTATTCTATGCTGACATCGCTGCAAGGTAAAGCGAATACGGGTGTTTAA
- the rapZ gene encoding RNase adapter RapZ, translating to MSTGSVSDIQLVIITGMSGAGKTVAIQSFEDLGFFCVDNLPPTLLPKFLELMKESGNKMNKVALVMDLRGREFFESLFEALDNMSETTWVTPQILFLDAKDSVLVTRYKETRRSHPLAPSGLPLEGIGMERELLEELKGRAQLIYETSELKPRELREKILTQFSSHASQVFTVNVMSFGFKYGVPIDADLVFDVRFLPNPHYIDHMRPKTGLEEEVSSYVLKWTETQKFIEKVVDLLSFMLPQYKREGKSQLVIAIGCTGGQHRSVTLAEYLGHHFQNEYKTHISHRDIERRKENHR from the coding sequence ATGAGTACTGGGTCTGTAAGCGATATTCAATTAGTGATTATTACTGGAATGTCAGGTGCAGGAAAAACAGTAGCAATTCAGAGTTTTGAAGATTTAGGGTTCTTTTGTGTAGATAATTTACCCCCTACATTGCTACCGAAATTTTTAGAACTCATGAAAGAGTCAGGGAATAAAATGAATAAAGTTGCTCTTGTTATGGACTTGCGAGGCAGAGAGTTTTTTGAAAGCCTGTTTGAAGCATTAGATAACATGAGTGAAACAACGTGGGTCACGCCACAAATTTTATTTTTAGATGCAAAAGATTCTGTATTGGTGACACGCTATAAAGAAACGAGACGTTCACATCCGCTAGCTCCTTCGGGTTTACCTTTAGAAGGAATTGGTATGGAACGTGAGCTTCTTGAGGAGTTAAAGGGAAGAGCTCAGCTTATTTATGAGACGTCAGAGTTAAAACCAAGAGAGCTTAGAGAAAAGATTTTAACTCAGTTTTCGTCGCACGCTTCACAGGTTTTTACTGTTAATGTGATGTCGTTTGGTTTTAAATATGGTGTACCTATTGACGCTGATTTAGTCTTTGATGTGCGCTTTTTGCCAAACCCTCACTACATTGATCATATGCGTCCTAAAACAGGGCTTGAAGAAGAGGTTTCTTCTTACGTATTAAAATGGACGGAAACTCAAAAGTTCATTGAAAAAGTAGTAGACTTACTTTCGTTTATGCTTCCACAGTACAAGCGAGAAGGTAAAAGCCAGCTGGTCATTGCTATAGGATGCACAGGCGGACAGCATCGCTCCGTCACATTAGCTGAATATTTAGGTCACCATTTCCAGAATGAATACAAAACTCATATTTCTCATCGTGACATTGAGAGGAGAAAGGAAAATCATAGATGA
- a CDS encoding 8-oxo-dGTP diphosphatase has translation MQRVTNCVLMKDDKVLLLQKPRRNWWVAPGGKMEQGESVKDSVVREFREETGIYLKNPTVKGIFTFTMKENDQISSEWMMFTFFATDFDGTNVLESEEGKLGWHNLSEVSELPMAPGDHHIIDYVAKGSGVIYGNFTYTTDFELLSYRIDPC, from the coding sequence ATGCAAAGGGTCACAAATTGTGTATTAATGAAAGACGATAAAGTATTGTTGCTTCAAAAGCCACGAAGAAACTGGTGGGTGGCCCCGGGTGGGAAAATGGAGCAAGGAGAATCTGTAAAAGACTCTGTTGTAAGAGAATTTCGTGAAGAAACGGGAATTTATTTGAAAAATCCCACTGTAAAAGGTATCTTTACTTTTACGATGAAAGAAAACGATCAAATTTCATCTGAATGGATGATGTTTACTTTTTTTGCTACAGATTTTGATGGGACAAATGTGCTAGAATCAGAAGAAGGCAAACTCGGTTGGCATAATTTGAGTGAAGTAAGTGAATTGCCGATGGCACCGGGAGATCATCACATTATCGATTATGTAGCAAAAGGGTCGGGTGTTATTTATGGCAACTTTACGTATACAACGGATTTCGAGTTATTATCTTATCGAATTGATCCTTGTTAA
- the trxB gene encoding thioredoxin-disulfide reductase: MTEEKIYDVIIIGAGPAGMTAAVYTSRADLSTLMIERGIPGGQMANTEDVENYPGYDHILGPDLSNKMFEHAKKFGAEYAYGDIKEIIDGEEYKTVRAGSKEYKTRSVIVATGAEYKKLGAPGEKELGGRGVSYCAVCDGAFFKGKELVVVGGGDSAVEEGVYLTRFATKVTIIHRRDELRAQKILQQRAFDNEKVDFIWNTTVKEVNEKDGKVGSVTLVDTKTGEEREFGADGVFIYVGMVPLTKPFESLNITNKEGYIETNEQMETKVPGVFAAGDVREKALRQIVTATGDGSIAAQAAQHYVEELKEKLKAIQQ, from the coding sequence ATGACAGAAGAAAAAATTTATGATGTCATTATTATTGGGGCAGGCCCAGCAGGTATGACTGCTGCTGTATATACATCTCGTGCAGATTTATCAACACTAATGATTGAACGCGGAATTCCAGGCGGTCAAATGGCTAATACGGAAGATGTAGAAAACTATCCAGGTTATGATCATATCCTTGGTCCTGACCTTTCTAACAAAATGTTTGAGCATGCAAAAAAATTCGGTGCGGAATATGCGTACGGTGATATTAAAGAAATCATCGACGGAGAAGAATACAAGACAGTTCGTGCAGGCAGCAAAGAATATAAAACACGTTCAGTAATCGTTGCTACTGGTGCGGAATATAAAAAATTAGGCGCGCCAGGAGAAAAAGAACTAGGCGGCCGCGGCGTATCTTATTGTGCTGTATGTGACGGCGCATTTTTTAAAGGTAAAGAGCTAGTTGTTGTAGGCGGTGGAGACTCTGCGGTTGAAGAAGGCGTATATTTAACACGCTTCGCAACAAAAGTAACAATTATTCACCGACGCGATGAGCTTCGCGCGCAGAAAATCCTACAGCAGCGCGCATTTGACAACGAAAAAGTTGATTTTATTTGGAATACAACGGTCAAGGAAGTAAATGAAAAAGACGGTAAAGTAGGCAGCGTAACGTTAGTAGACACAAAAACAGGTGAAGAGCGCGAGTTCGGTGCGGACGGCGTATTCATTTATGTTGGAATGGTTCCACTAACAAAACCATTCGAAAGTCTAAACATCACAAATAAAGAAGGATATATTGAAACGAACGAGCAAATGGAAACAAAAGTACCAGGTGTGTTCGCAGCTGGAGACGTTCGTGAAAAGGCTCTTCGTCAAATTGTAACAGCTACAGGTGATGGCAGCATTGCTGCTCAAGCGGCTCAGCACTATGTAGAAGAGTTAAAAGAAAAGTTAAAAGCTATTCAGCAATAA
- a CDS encoding tetratricopeptide repeat protein, translating to MEKHSKVIQKMAQVIPFSQTGDFYFEKALQAFEEEESDKALKYLTRANKENARNPQLLTHVGVALTERGDYQDANELFLHVIHHMDDTLGSCYYYIANSYAHLGLFEESKKYAMYYIEHFPNGDLFRSATDLLDLLSIDVDEEDEEPKNQLGDMLIIKQEQAKRLLEETNFEEAVDLLTEIIDEYPEFWSAYNNLALAYFYLNKIDEAMDLLNGVLEKNPGNLHALCNQLIFYYYCHKHKEVEELTDGLSRVYPMSFEHRYKLGATFALIGQYKLSYRWLKKLYTQGFQGDNSFHYWLSYASYYTGREAFAKEMWKLALEDVPDKEGEEPWRISQKAAKVFQSKVDVTAKQKCATKNVHDQLYSLYMAKKLPEQQRLLLLEEIKSSIHMSTLLDEVYTYVWQDKQHVIFEVADVIELEMESQAESDTQDLLSFWFYVYVQVYKQSYDFQHVNVNAWAAAVTYIWAKEKRQVITQADAAKQYSISAATVRKYSKIVNTLLN from the coding sequence ATGGAAAAACACTCAAAAGTAATTCAAAAAATGGCACAAGTAATTCCATTTTCGCAAACGGGTGACTTCTATTTCGAAAAAGCGCTGCAGGCGTTTGAAGAAGAGGAGTCAGATAAAGCGCTCAAGTATTTAACGCGTGCAAACAAAGAAAATGCCCGTAATCCACAGCTTCTTACACACGTTGGAGTAGCTTTAACGGAGCGGGGAGATTATCAAGATGCCAACGAGCTTTTTCTCCATGTGATTCATCATATGGACGATACATTAGGAAGCTGTTACTACTATATAGCCAACAGCTATGCGCATCTTGGACTGTTTGAAGAATCAAAAAAATACGCGATGTATTACATTGAGCATTTTCCAAATGGTGACCTCTTTCGATCGGCTACAGATCTGTTAGATTTACTATCAATTGATGTGGATGAAGAAGATGAAGAGCCTAAAAATCAGCTAGGCGACATGCTGATTATAAAACAAGAACAAGCAAAAAGACTGCTTGAAGAAACGAATTTTGAAGAAGCAGTGGATTTGTTAACTGAAATAATTGATGAGTATCCAGAATTCTGGTCTGCATATAATAATTTAGCGTTAGCTTATTTTTATTTAAATAAAATTGATGAGGCAATGGATTTGCTGAATGGAGTATTAGAGAAAAACCCTGGAAATCTTCATGCGTTATGCAATCAGCTGATTTTCTATTATTATTGCCATAAGCATAAAGAAGTTGAGGAGCTTACAGACGGGCTTAGCCGCGTTTATCCGATGTCATTTGAACACCGCTATAAGCTCGGAGCAACATTTGCGTTGATTGGTCAATACAAACTATCATACAGATGGTTAAAAAAGCTTTATACACAAGGATTTCAAGGAGACAACTCATTTCATTATTGGCTCTCATATGCCTCTTACTATACCGGACGTGAAGCGTTCGCTAAAGAAATGTGGAAGCTGGCATTGGAAGACGTTCCTGATAAAGAAGGAGAGGAGCCTTGGCGCATCAGTCAAAAAGCTGCGAAGGTTTTTCAATCGAAAGTGGATGTTACAGCGAAACAGAAGTGTGCAACAAAAAATGTTCACGATCAGCTTTACAGCTTGTATATGGCAAAAAAGCTTCCTGAACAGCAGCGTCTGCTTCTTTTAGAAGAAATCAAGTCGTCCATACATATGAGTACACTTTTGGATGAAGTATATACGTACGTATGGCAGGATAAACAACATGTGATTTTTGAGGTGGCAGATGTTATTGAACTGGAGATGGAATCGCAGGCTGAAAGTGATACCCAGGATCTTTTAAGCTTTTGGTTTTATGTATATGTACAGGTATATAAACAATCCTATGATTTTCAGCATGTGAACGTAAATGCATGGGCTGCAGCCGTCACATATATATGGGCGAAAGAAAAAAGGCAGGTTATTACTCAAGCTGATGCGGCAAAACAATATTCCATTTCCGCTGCAACAGTTAGAAAGTACAGTAAAATTGTGAATACGTTATTAAATTGA
- the hisIE gene encoding bifunctional phosphoribosyl-AMP cyclohydrolase/phosphoribosyl-ATP diphosphatase HisIE: MTIENIKFNSGGLVPAIVQDAVSKEVLTLAYMNEESLQKSIDTRETWFYSRSRQELWHKGATSGNTQKIVSMAYDCDADSLVVKVEPQGPACHTGAYSCFNETILGENKQNDNRFAIINELEEVIAKREAEMPEGAYTTYLFDKGVDKILKKVGEEAGEVIIAAKNRDHDELKWEVADLLYHVLVLLREQKLPLDDVLSVLKERHSS, encoded by the coding sequence ATGACGATTGAAAACATTAAATTCAACAGTGGTGGACTTGTACCAGCTATTGTACAAGACGCTGTGAGCAAAGAAGTTTTAACATTGGCTTATATGAACGAAGAATCACTTCAAAAATCAATTGATACACGTGAAACATGGTTTTACAGCCGTTCTCGACAAGAGTTGTGGCACAAGGGCGCAACCTCTGGGAACACACAAAAAATTGTGAGCATGGCATATGACTGTGATGCTGATTCTCTTGTTGTAAAAGTGGAGCCTCAAGGTCCTGCTTGTCATACGGGGGCTTACAGCTGTTTTAATGAAACAATTCTTGGTGAAAATAAACAAAACGATAATCGGTTTGCTATTATTAATGAGCTAGAAGAAGTAATCGCTAAGCGTGAAGCTGAAATGCCAGAAGGAGCTTATACGACGTACTTATTTGATAAAGGCGTAGATAAAATCCTCAAAAAAGTAGGAGAAGAAGCTGGTGAAGTGATTATTGCAGCAAAAAATCGTGACCATGATGAGCTGAAGTGGGAAGTTGCAGATTTATTGTACCACGTACTTGTTTTACTTCGTGAGCAAAAGCTGCCTTTAGACGATGTCCTATCAGTATTAAAAGAGCGTCACTCTAGCTAA